From the genome of Triticum aestivum cultivar Chinese Spring chromosome 3B, IWGSC CS RefSeq v2.1, whole genome shotgun sequence, one region includes:
- the LOC123071788 gene encoding UPF0301 protein Plut_0637: MDMRALNLKAAGPSFLAPRPRRHPPATWAPLPAGEIGRRRQPARWPKLAVSASGKKSRSGRDGDDPKSKPSSSGKGDASTPIGDDDADAVSQNHGELKSSDTMYVPSNLSYWRDVRASFVIPKSEQAVDVNTLPQTSFDGPVHCLPRKWAHSISAPESGCVLVATEELDGNGTFERTVILLLKLGSRDAYDGPFGVILNRPLYTKMKHVNPSFRDQATPFGDCSLFFGGPVDMSIFLMRTNEGRPIKGFEEVAPGVCFGFRTDLQKVGHLMKNDALNPEDLKFYVGYSAWDHDQLLSEIDAGYWVVTSCSSGLITDAVTTDPSCLWSEVLQLMGGQYAELSQKPKEDGA; this comes from the exons ATGGACATGCGGGCCCTCAACTTGAAGGCCGCCGGGCCCTCCTTCCTCGCGCCGCGGCCGAGGCGCCACCCGCCGGCGACCTGGGCGCCCCTCCCCGCCGGGGAGATCGGGAGGAGGCGGCAGCCGGCGCGGTGGCCCAAGCTGGCGGTGAGCGCGTCGGGGAAGAAGAGCAGGAGCGGCCGCGACGGGGACGACCCCAAGAGCAAGCCCTCCTCTTCCG gaaagggtgatgcatctaCTCCCATTGGAGATGATGATGCCGATGCAGTAAGCCAAAATCACGGGGAACTGAAATCCAGTGACACGATGTATGTACCAAGCAACCTGTCATATTGGCGAGATGTGAGAGCAAGCTTTGTGATTCCAAAGTCG GAGCAAGCAGTCGATGTAAATACACTACCACAGACATCATTCGATGGACCAGTACACTGTCTTCCTCGGAAATGGGCCCATTCTATTTCTGCACCAGAGTCTGGCTGTGTGCTGGTCGCCACGGAAGAGCTTGACGGGAACGGTACCTTCGAAAGAACCGTCATCCTCCTCCTCAAACTAGGTTCAAGAGACGCCTACGACGGCCCATTCGGCGTCATCCTGAACCGGCCACTCTACACGAAGATGAAACACGTGAACCCATCCTTCCGCGACCAAGCGACGCCTTTCGGCGACTGCTCCCTCTTCTTCGGAGGCCCCGTCGACATGAGCATATTCCTGATGAGGACCAACGAGGGCAGGCCCATCAAGGGGTTCGAGGAGGTGGCCCCGGGCGTCTGCTTCGGTTTCAGAACGGACCTGCAGAAGGTCGGTCACCTGATGAAGAACGACGCGCTCAACCCCGAGGACCTCAAGTTCTACGTCGGGTACTCCGCCTGGGACCACGATCAGCTGCTGAGCGAGATCGACGCGGGGTACTGGGTTGTCACCTCCTGCAGCTCGGGCCTGATCACCGACGCGGTGACGACGGACCCTTCGTGCCTTTGGAGCGAGGTGCTGCAGCTGATGGGAGGCCAGTACGCGGAGCTGAGCCAGAAACCGAAGGAAGATGGCGCGTGA